The Vibrio penaeicida sequence CTAAACCTATATCGTCAGGCACAAAACCTATTGAACCAAGAAATGCCCGTCATCCCACTTGCACATGGTATTCAATACCAAGCCAACCACAATTCATTAAGCGGATTTCAAATGAGCCCGTTCAATGTTCGCTCATTTCATACCGTCGAAAGGAGCGAATGATGTTTCTATATACCATTCGACGGCTGAACTTATTCATTATCACTTTACTGATCCTCACGTTTGTTGGGTTCAGTATTCTTAGGCTTGACCCAAATTCACCTGCGGCGTTGGATGACCTAATTCCTGGTTGGTTTCAGTACATTGGTGAGATCAGCCAATTTGATTTCGGTCTAAACGCGCAAGGAACACCTATTTGGGATGATTTGATGGTGGTTTTTCCGGCCACATTAGAATTGTGCTTCTTTGCCTTTCTTATTGCATTAATCATCGGGTTGCCCATTGGTACTGTCGCTGGCACTCGACAAGGCAAATGGATTGATACCGTCATCTCATTTACTTCTATGTCTGGCTTTGCTGCCCCAGTATTTTGGGTGGCATTGATGCTGATTCTGGTGTTCTCGTTAAATTGGGAGCTTTTCCCAGTAGAAGGACGTTATGACCTGCTCTATGAAATCGACCACGTAACTGGGTTTGCTATTATTGACGCCATGTTATCTGAAAGCCCGCTGAGAGCACACGCGCTTCATAGTGTACTGCAACACCTAATATTGCCGTGTATCGTTCTCGCACTCGCGCCTACCACACAAATCATTAGCTTAATGAGAGCTTCGGTAGCAGAAGTGATGCAGCAGAATTATATACGCGCTGCCAAAATAAACGGTCTATCCAAGTACGAGATTGTTATCGAGCACGTTATTCGAAATGCACTGCCGCCTATTATCCCAAAATTTGGCGTTCAGCTTTCTAGTATGCTGACTTTTGCCATTATTACGGAGTCCATATTCAACTGGCCTGGCATTGGACGTTGGTTGCTTGATGCACTCTCAAATCAAGATTACGTCGCGATTTCTGCGGGCGTTATGGTTGTTGCAACCTTTGTTTTGATTGCGAATATTCTATCGGATTTGATCGGAGCATTTGCGAATCCTCTG is a genomic window containing:
- a CDS encoding ABC transporter permease, translating into MFLYTIRRLNLFIITLLILTFVGFSILRLDPNSPAALDDLIPGWFQYIGEISQFDFGLNAQGTPIWDDLMVVFPATLELCFFAFLIALIIGLPIGTVAGTRQGKWIDTVISFTSMSGFAAPVFWVALMLILVFSLNWELFPVEGRYDLLYEIDHVTGFAIIDAMLSESPLRAHALHSVLQHLILPCIVLALAPTTQIISLMRASVAEVMQQNYIRAAKINGLSKYEIVIEHVIRNALPPIIPKFGVQLSSMLTFAIITESIFNWPGIGRWLLDALSNQDYVAISAGVMVVATFVLIANILSDLIGAFANPLVRKEWYADK